Proteins encoded by one window of Salvia splendens isolate huo1 chromosome 5, SspV2, whole genome shotgun sequence:
- the LOC121805739 gene encoding cryptochrome-1-like, translating into MGIPGGGCGIVWFRRDLRVEDNPALAAGMRAGAVVPVFVWAPEEEGHYFPGRVSRWWLKNSLSHLDSSLRSLGTPLLTKRSTDSVSSLLEVVKLTGAGQLFFNHLYDPISLVRDHRVKEVLTAEGVTVSSFNADLLYEPWEVLDQDGRPFNTFSGFWDRCLSMPYDPEAPLLPPKRIFPGDVSRCNPDTLVFEDESEKGSNALLARAWSPGWSNADKALTTFLNGPLIEYSKNRRKADSATTSFLSPHLHFGEVSVRKVFHLVRIKQVLWANEGNKAGEESVNLFLKSIGLREYSRYMSFNHPYSHERPLLGYFKYFPWVVDEGYFKAWRQGRTGYPLVDAGMRELWATGWLHDRIRVVVSSFFVKVLQLPWRWGMKYFWDTLLDADLESDALGWQYITGTIPDGRAFDRLDNLQIEGYKFDPNGEYVRRWLPELSRLPTEWIHHPWNAPESMLQAAGIELGSNYPLPIVKIDAAKARLEEALAQMWQQEGASQTAIENGMEEGLGDSSESTPIAFPPDTDMEMDNEPIRNNPPNAVIRRYGDQMVPSMTSSFIRVADEETSVDLRSTGDDNRAEVPSNVNPAEEPRRERRGQAIIQTGRTNDGFLQSNFARGRRNSEDSTAESSSTTRRERDSGIVPVWSPSNSTYSDPFRGEDNSISSSSSYLARHPQAHQLF; encoded by the exons ATGGGAATTCCCGGAGGTGGATGTGGTATAGTTTGGTTCAGGAGAGATCTCCGGGTGGAAGATAATCCGGCGCTGGCAGCGGGGATGAGGGCCGGGGCGGTGGTGCCTGTGTTTGTTTGGGCGCCGGAGGAGGAGGGGCACTACTTCCCTGGTAGAGTCTCTAGATGGTGGTTGAAGAATAGTTTGTCACACCTTGATAGCTCTTTGAGGAGCCTTGGCACTCCCCTCCTCACTAAGAGATCCACTGATAGTGTTTCTTCTCTTCTTGAAGTTGTCAAATTAACTGGTGCTGGTCAGCTGTTTTTCAACCATTTATATG ATCCTATATCACTTGTAAGGGATCACCGGGTAAAGGAAGTCTTGACTGCTGAAGGCGTTACTGTCAGTTCCTTCAATGCAGACTTGCTCTATGAACCATGGGAAGTTCTTGACCAGGACGGTCGACCATTCAATACTTTCTCAGGATTCTGGGACAGATGCCTCAGTATGCCGTATGATCCTGAAGCTCCTCTCCTCCCGCCTAAAAGGATTTTTCCTG GTGATGTGTCGAGATGCAATCCTGACACTTTAGTATTTGAAGATGAGTCAGAGAAAGGAAGCAATGCCCTTCTTGCTCGGGCATGGTCCCCTGGCTGGAGCAATGCCGATAAAGCCCTAACAACCTTCTTAAATGGACCTCTCATAGAGTACTCCAAGAATCGTCGAAAGGCTGATAGTGCCACGACCTCTTTTCTATCCCCCCATTTGCATTTTGGGGAAGTCAGTGTTCGTAAGGTTTTCCATCTTGTTCGCATTAAGCAAGTTCTTTGGGCCAATGAAGGTAACAAAGCAGGTGAAGAGAGTGTTAATTTGTTCCTGAAAAGTATAGGGCTGAGGGAGTATTCCAGATACATGAGTTTCAATCATCCTTACAGCCATGAAAGGCCGTTACTTGGCTACTTCAAGTATTTCCCTTGGGTTGTGGACGAAGGCTACTTCAAGGCATGGAGACAAGGCCGGACTGGATATCCTCTGGTGGATGCTGGTATGAGGGAGCTATGGGCCACTGGATGGCTACATGATCGGATACGTGTTGTAGTCTCGAGTTTCTTTGTCAAGGTTCTGCAGCTGCCTTGGAGATGGGGAATGAAGTACTTCTGGGATACCCTGCTGGATGCAGATCTTGAGAGCGATGCCCTTGGTTGGCAATATATTACTGGAACAATTCCAGATGGTCGAGCATTTGACCGCCTTGATAACCTACAG ATTGAGGGTTACAAGTTTGATCCAAATGGAGAATATGTTCGAAGATGGCTCCCTGAACTTTCTAGATTGCCGACAGAGTGGATACATCATCCATGGAATGCGCCAGAAAGTATGCTACAAGCTGCTGGAATCGAACTTGGTTCGAATTACCCTCTTCCTATAGTCAAAATAGATGCTGCAAAAGCTAGGTTGGAAGAAGCACTTGCACAAATGTGGCAGCAGGAAGGGGCTTCACAAACTGCAATCGAGAATGGAATGGAAGAGGGCCTTGGAGACTCATCTGAATCCACTCCTATTGCATTCCCTCCGGACACAGACATGGAGATGGACAATGAACCTATCAGAAACAATCCTCCTAATGCAGTCATTCGCCGCTATGGGGATCAAATGGTACCAAGCATGACCTCTTCTTTCATCCGTGTTGCAGATGAAGAGACGTCAGTTGATCTCAGAAGCACAGGCGATGATAATAGAGCTGAGGTCCCTTCAAATGTAAACCCTGCAGAGGAGCCGAGAAGAGAACGACGCGGCCAAGCTATTATCCAGACAGGTAGAACGAATGATGGTTTCCTACAATCCAATTTCGCAAGAGGTCGTAGAAATTCTGAAGATTCAACAGCAGAGTCATCCAGTACCACtagaagagagagagacagCGGGATTGTCCCAGTTTGGTCCCCCTCGAATTCCACATACTCTGATCCGTTCCGAGGTGAAGATAACAGCATTAGCTCCAGTTCGTCTTACTTGGCTAGGCATCCACAGGCTCACCAGCTATTCTGA
- the LOC121805107 gene encoding oligopeptide transporter 4-like, with the protein MGELEEATPPLSQPPPPKLDDEDEVSPIEQVRLTVPVTDDPTLPVWTFRMWVLGLLSCILLSFLNQFFSYRRSPLVITQITVVVATLPIGRFMAAVLPSRKWTVSVPGLKAREFSLNPGPFNIKEHVLISIFANAGSAFGNGSAYAVMIVDIIIAFYGRKISFLAGWLLIITTQVLGYGWAGLLRKYVVDPAHMWWPSTLVQISLFRTLHEKDEISADPDSKKQTSRPKFFLIALTCSFLWYIFPGYLFKTLQSISWVCWAFPHSVTAQQLGSGFNGLALGAFTLDWSVVASFLFSPLVSPFFAIANIFIGYFFIVYVVVPISYWGLNVYNAKTFPLYSVDLFKADGANYDIKAIVNSHFKLDEAQYAKQGRINLSIMFALAYGFGFATIAATLSHVALFYGREIYERFKASKREKMDIHTKLMKNYQDIPSWWFYILLSMTLFVALMLCIFLKDEVQMPVWALLASALLAFIFTLPISIITATTNQTPGLNIITEYLMGIVYPGRPIANVCFKVYGYMSMSQAIAFLSDFKLGHYMKIPPRSMFLVQFIGTMVAGTVNMSVAWWLLHSIEGICHQDPDSSSPWTCPNDHVFFDASVIWGLVSPIRIFGTQGNYPALNYFFLLGLAGPVVVWGFHRAFPEKSWIPLINLPVLLGATANLPPASALNYNAWIFVGTVFNFFVYRYRKKWWQRYNYILSAALDAGVAFMAVVLYFTTGIEGKNVEWWGNEGEHCGLAACPTAKGVVVDSCPVF; encoded by the exons ATGGGAGAATTGGAAGAAGCCACCCCTCCCCTCTCCCAACCACCACCGCCAAAGCTCGACGACGAAGACGAGGTCTCGCCCATCGAGCAAGTCCGCCTGACCGTGCCGGTGACGGACGACCCGACCCTACCCGTATGGACGTTCCGGATGTGGGTCCTGGGGCTCCTGTCGTGCATCCTCCTCTCCTTCCTCAACCAGTTCTTCTCGTACCGGCGGTCGCCGCTGGTGATCACACAGATCACGGTGGTGGTGGCGACGCTGCCCATCGGCCGCTTCATGGCGGCCGTGCTGCCGTCGAGGAAGTGGACGGTGTCGGTTCCCGGGTTGAAGGCCCGGGAATTCTCGCTCAACCCGGGCCCGTTTAACATCAAGGAGCATGTGCTCATATCCATATTCGCAAATGCGGGTAGCGCTTTCGGAAATGGGTCGGCCTATGCGGTTATGATTGTCGATATTATTATTGCCTTTTATGGCAGGAAAATTTCTTTTCTTGCTGGATGGCTCCTCATTATCACCACTCAg GTTCTTGGATATGGATGGGCTGGGCTGTTAAGGAAATACGTAGTGGATCCAGCACACATGTGGTGGCCCAGCACTCTTGTCCAAATTTCACTATTCAG AACACTCCACGAAAAGGACGAAATCTCAGCGGATCCAGACAGCAAGAAGCAAACATCCCGGCCAAAGTTCTTCTTGATCGCCCTAACCTGCAGCTTCCTATGGTACATCTTCCCCGGCTACCTATTCAAAACCCTACAGAGCATCTCATGGGTGTGCTGGGCCTTCCCGCACTCCGTCACGGCCCAGCAGCTGGGGTCCGGCTTCAACGGCCTCGCCCTAGGAGCCTTCACCCTCGACTGGTCCGTGGTGGCCTCCTTCCTCTTCAGCCCGCTCGTGTCCCCCTTCTTCGCCATCGCCAACATCTTCATCGGATACTTCTTCATCGTCTACGTCGTCGTGCCCATCTCCTACTGGGGGCTCAACGTCTACAACGCAAAGACGTTCCCTCTCTATTCCGTCGACCTATTCAAGGCCGACGGGGCAAATTACGACATCAAAGCCATTGTCAACAGTCATTTCAAGCTGGACGAGGCGCAGTATGCAAAGCAGGGACGGATTAACTTGAGCATCATGTTTGCTCTTGcttatggatttggatttgCTACCATTGCAGCTACTCTTTCCCATGTTGCATTATTCTATGGAAG GGAGATATATGAGCGTTTCAAGGCTTCTAAAAGGGAGAAGATGGACATTCACACTAAGCTGATGAAGAACTACCAAGACATACCTTCATGGTGGTTCTACATTCTTCTTTCAATGACACTCTTTGTGGCACTGATGCTTTGCATCTTCCTGAAAGACGAGGTGCAGATGCCGGTTTGGGCGCTTCTGGCTTCCGCGCTTCTTGCTTTCATTTTCACTCTTCCTATCAGCATTATCACAGCTACTACTAatcag ACTCCGGGGTTAAATATAATAACAGAGTACCTAATGGGGATTGTATATCCTGGAAGGCCAATAGCTAATGTGTGCTTTAAGGTGTATGGCTACATGAGCATGAGTCAAGCAATAGCCTTTCTCAGTGATTTCAAGCTGGGACACTACATGAAAATTCCTCCTAGATCAATGtttcttgtccag TTTATCGGAACAATGGTGGCAGGCACGGTGAACATGAGCGTGGCGTGGTGGCTCCTCCACTCGATCGAAGGCATCTGCCACCAAGACCCAGACTCGAGCAGCCCGTGGACGTGCCCCAACGACCATGTCTTCTTCGACGCGTCGGTGATTTGGGGGCTGGTGAGCCCCATCCGCATCTTCGGCACCCAGGGCAACTACCCTGCCCTCAACTATTTCTTCCTACTCGGGCTGGCCGGGCCGGTGGTGGTGTGGGGATTCCACAGGGCGTTCCCGGAGAAGTCGTGGATCCCGCTGATCAACCTGCCCGTGCTGCTGGGAGCGACGGCGAATCTGCCGCCGGCGTCAGCTCTGAACTACAACGCTTGGATATTTGTTGGTACGGTGTTCAACTTCTTTGTGTATAGGTATAGGAAGAAGTGGTGGCAGAGGTATAACTATATTCTGTCGGCGGCGCTGGATGCTGGGGTGGCGTTCATGGCGGTGGTGCTCTACTTCACGACGGGGATAGAAGGGAAGAACGTGGAGTGGTGGGGGAATGAAGGGGAGCATTGCGGCTTGGCTGCTTGTCCCACGGCTAAGGGTGTCGTGGTTGATAGTTGCCCTGTCTTTTAG